A single region of the Gemella sp. zg-570 genome encodes:
- the groL gene encoding chaperonin GroEL (60 kDa chaperone family; promotes refolding of misfolded polypeptides especially under stressful conditions; forms two stacked rings of heptamers to form a barrel-shaped 14mer; ends can be capped by GroES; misfolded proteins enter the barrel where they are refolded when GroES binds), whose product MVKEIKFSEDARQSMKKGVDKLANTVKITLGPKGRNVVLDKKFGTPLITNDGVSIAKEIELEDPYENMGAKLVAEVANKTNEIAGDGTTTATILAQAMITEGLKNVTAGANPIGIRKGMEIAVKAAVKKLKEISVIVDSKEKIAQVASISSADEEIGKYISDAMEKVGTDGVITIEESQSLETTLEIVEGMKFDRGYISPYMVTDTEKMIANLENPYILVTDKKINNISEILPVLEDVVQAAKPMLIIADDFETEATQQLVVNKLRGVFNVIAVKAPGFGERRKAILEDIAILTGATLITADLGLELKDTNINMLGKSNKVTVTKDSTVIVDGKGDKDKIIARTEQIKSLYKTSNSEFDKEKYQERLSKLSGGVAIIKVGAATETELKERKLRIEDALNATKAAVEEGIVAGGGTALVQIITELEKLSENGDIQTGINIIKKSLETPVRQIAENAGVESSIIVSKLKNSEVGFGYNAATEEWVDMIKAGIVDPTKVTRSALQNAASVASLFLSTEAVVADITKEDNTLPPQMPMV is encoded by the coding sequence ATGGTTAAAGAAATAAAATTTTCAGAAGATGCTCGTCAAAGTATGAAAAAAGGTGTAGATAAATTAGCTAATACAGTTAAAATAACATTGGGACCAAAAGGAAGAAATGTTGTTTTAGATAAAAAATTCGGAACACCTTTAATAACAAATGATGGTGTATCAATAGCAAAAGAAATTGAATTAGAAGATCCCTATGAAAATATGGGGGCAAAATTAGTAGCAGAAGTAGCTAATAAAACAAATGAAATTGCTGGTGATGGAACTACTACGGCTACAATTTTGGCACAGGCTATGATAACAGAAGGGTTAAAAAATGTTACTGCTGGTGCAAATCCGATTGGTATAAGAAAAGGAATGGAAATAGCTGTAAAAGCAGCAGTAAAAAAATTAAAAGAAATAAGTGTTATTGTAGACTCCAAAGAAAAAATAGCCCAAGTTGCATCTATATCATCAGCAGATGAAGAAATAGGAAAATATATTTCAGATGCAATGGAAAAAGTTGGTACTGATGGCGTGATAACTATAGAAGAATCTCAAAGCTTAGAAACTACTTTAGAAATTGTAGAAGGTATGAAATTTGATAGGGGTTATATTTCTCCTTACATGGTTACAGATACAGAAAAAATGATTGCAAATTTAGAAAATCCATATATATTAGTAACCGATAAAAAAATTAATAATATTTCAGAAATATTACCTGTATTGGAAGATGTAGTGCAAGCCGCCAAACCTATGTTGATAATTGCTGATGATTTTGAAACTGAAGCTACTCAACAATTAGTTGTAAATAAATTAAGAGGAGTTTTTAATGTTATAGCTGTAAAAGCACCTGGCTTTGGTGAGCGTAGGAAAGCTATATTAGAAGATATTGCTATTTTAACAGGAGCAACTCTAATAACTGCTGATTTAGGTTTAGAACTTAAAGATACAAATATTAATATGCTAGGAAAATCAAATAAAGTTACAGTTACAAAAGATAGCACCGTAATTGTAGACGGTAAAGGTGATAAAGATAAAATTATTGCTCGTACAGAACAAATTAAATCTTTATACAAAACTTCAAATTCTGAATTTGATAAGGAAAAATATCAAGAAAGATTATCTAAATTATCTGGAGGAGTGGCAATAATAAAAGTTGGAGCCGCAACAGAAACAGAATTAAAAGAAAGAAAGTTGAGAATAGAAGATGCTTTAAATGCAACTAAGGCTGCTGTTGAAGAAGGTATAGTTGCTGGAGGAGGAACAGCCTTAGTTCAAATTATTACAGAATTAGAAAAATTATCAGAAAATGGTGATATTCAAACGGGTATAAATATTATAAAAAAATCTCTTGAAACACCAGTAAGGCAAATAGCAGAAAATGCTGGAGTAGAAAGTAGTATAATTGTTTCAAAACTAAAAAATTCAGAAGTTGGTTTTGGTTACAATGCAGCAACAGAAGAATGGGTTGATATGATAAAAGCAGGAATAGTTGACCCAACTAAAGTAACACGTTCAGCATTACAAAATGCAGCAAGTGTAGCAAGTTTATTCTTATCAACAGAAGCAGTGGTAGCGGATATTACTAAAGAAGATAATACTTTACCTCCTCAAATGCCTATGGTTTAA
- a CDS encoding co-chaperone GroES: protein MIKPIFDNVILKKFEEEEKTQNGIIVSFQKNSQVNIGEVFAIGEASVLSVENGGELKIGDKVIFSDNFKEVDYKNEKYYVLNEEELLAIIE, encoded by the coding sequence ATGATAAAACCAATATTTGACAATGTTATATTAAAAAAATTTGAAGAAGAAGAAAAAACACAGAATGGAATTATAGTGTCGTTTCAAAAAAATTCACAAGTTAATATAGGAGAAGTTTTTGCAATAGGTGAAGCGAGTGTTTTATCGGTAGAAAACGGAGGAGAATTAAAAATAGGAGATAAAGTAATATTTTCAGATAATTTTAAAGAAGTTGATTATAAAAACGAAAAATATTATGTATTAAACGAAGAAGAATTATTAGCAATAATAGAATAA
- the mtrB gene encoding trp RNA-binding attenuation protein MtrB has product MEKFNYIIIRAEENNVKVITKKVNNEEILEIINKGEVLLLNLQENIVNFKISGKARIISNLDPIISD; this is encoded by the coding sequence ATGGAAAAATTTAATTATATTATTATAAGAGCAGAAGAAAATAATGTTAAAGTAATTACAAAAAAAGTTAATAATGAAGAAATTTTAGAAATTATTAACAAGGGAGAAGTTTTATTGTTGAACTTACAAGAAAACATAGTGAATTTTAAAATTTCAGGAAAAGCTAGAATAATATCTAACTTAGACCCAATTATTTCAGATTAA
- the folE gene encoding GTP cyclohydrolase I FolE → MKKKEESIKLIKKLLENIGEDTERAGLLDTPKRCINMYEELLSHTGVDPKLEINTFFESDNDEAILVKDIGFYSLCEHHMLPFFGVCHIAYIPNNKKITGLSKLARLVESASKRLQIQEDMTLMIANAIEEQLKPKGVYVIIEAEHMCMAMRGIKKIGSKTVTSKKTGIFKENLSLTKDIEYKIKL, encoded by the coding sequence TTGAAAAAGAAAGAAGAATCAATAAAATTAATAAAAAAACTTCTTGAAAATATAGGAGAAGATACTGAAAGAGCTGGACTGTTAGATACTCCTAAAAGATGTATAAATATGTATGAAGAATTATTATCACACACAGGAGTAGACCCAAAATTAGAAATAAATACTTTTTTTGAATCTGATAATGATGAAGCAATTTTAGTTAAAGATATAGGTTTTTACTCTTTATGCGAGCATCACATGTTACCATTTTTTGGTGTTTGCCACATAGCCTATATACCCAACAATAAAAAAATAACGGGCTTAAGTAAATTAGCAAGATTAGTAGAAAGTGCAAGCAAAAGATTGCAAATACAAGAAGATATGACTCTTATGATTGCAAATGCAATAGAAGAACAATTAAAGCCTAAAGGCGTATATGTTATAATAGAAGCAGAGCATATGTGTATGGCAATGAGGGGTATAAAAAAAATAGGTTCTAAGACAGTTACAAGTAAAAAAACAGGAATTTTTAAAGAAAATTTATCTTTAACTAAAGATATAGAGTATAAAATAAAATTATAA
- a CDS encoding HU family DNA-binding protein yields MNKSELIAKVAEKSGLQKKQVAVAIEAFVSTVEETLAKGEKIQIIGFGNFEVRERAARKGRNPQTNEVIEIAPSKAPAFKAGKSLKDAVK; encoded by the coding sequence ATGAATAAATCGGAATTAATCGCAAAAGTTGCTGAAAAATCAGGATTGCAAAAAAAACAAGTTGCTGTAGCTATTGAAGCTTTTGTATCTACGGTAGAAGAAACTTTAGCAAAGGGTGAAAAAATTCAAATTATTGGATTTGGTAACTTTGAAGTTAGAGAAAGAGCAGCTCGTAAAGGTCGCAACCCACAAACTAATGAAGTTATAGAGATAGCACCAAGCAAAGCACCTGCATTTAAAGCAGGTAAATCACTTAAAGACGCTGTAAAATAA
- a CDS encoding NAD(P)H-dependent glycerol-3-phosphate dehydrogenase translates to MMKVSVIGSGSWGTALSQAIIDNNHECLIYSRDKNTENEINIHNTNKRYLKNIKLPASLKASSNIKEVVEFGEVIVVAVPTKAMREICKQINKYLNNPKYIIHVSKGLEIETNYRMSEVIKEVIDKNKLKGVGVLSGPSHAEELILRHPTVVAIASSDKNLTSLAQKIFQNEYFRIYVNEDTVGVEIGGALKNIIAVGCGIIDGLNLGDNAKAALLTRGLIEITRMGKKLGAKELTFLGLSGIGDLVVTCTSKHSRNYNCGLLIGRGFSLEEAIKKLDMVAEGVLTTKVCYLLSKKYDVYMPITENIYKVLYEGLDVKECSKNLMSGITSLELNKFE, encoded by the coding sequence ATAATGAAAGTTTCAGTAATAGGTTCTGGAAGTTGGGGTACTGCTTTATCCCAAGCTATAATCGATAATAATCACGAATGCTTAATTTATTCTCGTGATAAAAATACAGAAAATGAAATTAATATACATAATACAAATAAAAGATATCTTAAAAATATAAAATTACCAGCTTCTCTTAAAGCAAGCTCAAACATTAAAGAAGTAGTTGAGTTTGGTGAAGTGATTGTTGTTGCAGTTCCAACAAAAGCAATGAGAGAAATTTGCAAGCAAATTAACAAATATTTAAATAATCCAAAATATATAATTCACGTTTCAAAAGGATTAGAAATTGAAACCAATTATAGAATGTCTGAAGTTATAAAAGAAGTTATAGATAAAAATAAGCTAAAAGGAGTTGGAGTTTTAAGTGGTCCTTCTCATGCTGAAGAATTAATATTAAGACATCCAACAGTAGTTGCCATAGCCTCAAGTGATAAAAATTTAACTTCCTTAGCTCAAAAAATATTTCAAAATGAATATTTTAGAATATATGTAAATGAAGATACAGTGGGTGTTGAAATCGGAGGAGCCTTAAAAAATATAATAGCTGTTGGTTGTGGAATAATTGATGGTTTGAATTTAGGAGATAATGCTAAAGCCGCACTGCTAACAAGAGGTTTAATAGAAATAACAAGAATGGGGAAAAAACTTGGCGCTAAAGAATTAACGTTTTTAGGTTTAAGTGGAATAGGAGATCTTGTTGTAACTTGTACCTCTAAACACTCTCGAAATTACAATTGTGGCTTATTAATAGGTAGAGGTTTTTCACTAGAAGAAGCTATTAAAAAATTAGATATGGTAGCAGAGGGAGTTTTAACTACAAAAGTTTGTTACCTTTTATCAAAAAAATATGATGTCTATATGCCTATAACAGAAAATATTTATAAAGTCTTATATGAAGGGCTTGACGTTAAAGAATGTTCAAAAAATTTAATGTCAGGAATTACTTCTTTAGAATTAAATAAATTCGAATAA
- the der gene encoding ribosome biogenesis GTPase Der, with translation MTKPTVAIIGRPNVGKSTIFNRIIGDRLSIVEDVAGVTRDRIYSKAEWLNYSFFLIDTGGIEIENKPFQKQIRAQAELAIDEADLIIFLTNGRDGITPDDEEVAKLLYKTDKPVILAVNKIDNFDMNYMIYDFYSLGFGDPYPISGSHGLGLGDLLDAVCKILYKNNLNMEKDEEDNKIRFSLIGRPNVGKSSLINAILGKDRVIASEIAGTTRDAIDSDFKYNGEEYVVIDTAGIRKRGKVYESCEKYSVLRSLKAIERSDIVLVVINAEEGIIEQDKKIAGYAHESGKGVIIVVNKWDAIKKDDKTMKEFEEKIRDNFSYLDYAKIIFVSAKTKQRVFNLFSLIKESYENRHRRIQSSTLNEVVVDAVTMNPTPQDKGKRLNIFYASQVAINPPTFVFFVNYPELMHFSYERFLENRIRDAFCFEGTPIKLLTRKRN, from the coding sequence ATGACAAAACCAACAGTTGCAATAATAGGAAGACCAAATGTGGGGAAATCTACAATTTTTAATAGAATTATAGGTGATAGACTTTCTATAGTTGAAGACGTGGCAGGCGTAACTAGAGATAGGATATATTCTAAGGCTGAATGGTTAAACTATTCTTTCTTTTTAATAGATACAGGAGGAATAGAAATAGAAAATAAACCTTTCCAAAAACAAATTAGGGCTCAAGCTGAACTAGCTATTGACGAAGCAGACCTTATAATATTTTTAACAAATGGTAGAGATGGGATAACCCCTGATGACGAAGAAGTTGCAAAATTATTATATAAAACAGATAAGCCAGTAATTTTAGCAGTAAACAAAATTGATAATTTTGATATGAACTATATGATTTATGACTTTTATTCTTTAGGTTTTGGTGACCCATATCCAATATCTGGTTCGCATGGTTTAGGGTTGGGTGATTTACTAGATGCTGTTTGTAAAATTCTTTATAAAAATAATTTGAATATGGAAAAAGATGAAGAAGATAATAAAATAAGATTTTCACTTATAGGAAGACCAAATGTCGGAAAATCAAGTTTAATAAATGCTATACTAGGTAAAGATAGAGTTATCGCTTCAGAAATAGCAGGAACAACAAGAGATGCCATTGATAGTGATTTTAAATATAATGGTGAAGAATATGTAGTAATTGATACTGCTGGAATTAGAAAAAGAGGAAAAGTATATGAATCATGTGAAAAATATTCAGTTCTTAGGTCTTTAAAAGCTATTGAAAGGTCAGATATCGTCTTGGTTGTCATAAATGCAGAAGAAGGCATAATCGAGCAAGACAAAAAAATAGCAGGTTACGCTCACGAATCTGGTAAGGGAGTAATAATAGTTGTAAATAAATGGGATGCTATAAAAAAAGATGATAAAACAATGAAAGAATTTGAGGAAAAGATTAGAGATAATTTCTCTTATTTAGACTATGCAAAAATAATTTTTGTTTCTGCAAAAACAAAACAAAGAGTATTTAATTTATTTTCATTAATAAAAGAATCTTATGAAAATCGACACAGAAGAATACAATCATCAACATTAAATGAAGTAGTTGTAGATGCTGTAACTATGAATCCTACTCCGCAAGATAAGGGCAAAAGATTAAATATATTTTATGCTTCTCAAGTTGCTATTAATCCACCTACTTTTGTATTTTTTGTCAATTATCCTGAATTAATGCATTTCTCATACGAGAGATTCCTTGAAAATAGGATAAGAGACGCTTTCTGTTTTGAAGGGACACCAATAAAATTATTAACAAGAAAAAGAAATTAA
- the rpsA gene encoding 30S ribosomal protein S1 — protein MTASFEELLNSTEMLKKGDRVRGTIYRIDADKAYVDVKGAQYDCVILKNQVSRKFVQEIAEVLSVGQEVETIVTGVRIDREKREEEVPGIIYLSRKAIENQEYKKLLELNWEEIIEKFEKGEFVNAEISALTKGGLISNLKGIRAFVPASLIDTKFTKNLSNHLNKEYTFKIEVVDKSKGRIILNRKVILEEEKTKKLDKIFSEINVGDVLEGKVRRITNFGVFVNIGEIDGLVHISEISHTRFENITDVLNIGDTVKVIVIDLDRENVKVALSIKALLPTQWEIARANISVGDALEGKVRNITDFGVFVEVASGVEGLVHISQISHERVEKVSNVLKQDDIVKVKVLDVDFDKERLSLSIKALQEKPVKVEDKEEEFDTTYLKTEDTEYSLADKFNVLQ, from the coding sequence ATGACGGCTTCATTTGAGGAATTATTAAATAGTACAGAAATGTTAAAGAAAGGTGATAGAGTAAGAGGAACTATATATAGGATAGATGCTGATAAGGCTTATGTTGATGTAAAAGGGGCTCAATATGACTGTGTTATATTAAAAAATCAAGTTTCTAGAAAATTTGTTCAAGAAATAGCAGAAGTTCTTTCAGTTGGTCAAGAAGTAGAGACTATTGTAACAGGTGTAAGAATAGATAGAGAAAAAAGAGAAGAAGAAGTTCCAGGAATTATATATCTTTCAAGAAAAGCTATTGAAAATCAAGAATATAAAAAATTACTTGAATTAAATTGGGAAGAAATAATTGAAAAATTTGAAAAAGGTGAATTTGTTAATGCTGAAATATCAGCATTAACAAAAGGTGGATTAATCTCAAACTTAAAAGGTATAAGAGCATTTGTACCAGCTTCACTAATAGATACTAAATTCACTAAAAACTTATCAAATCATTTAAACAAAGAATATACTTTTAAAATTGAAGTAGTTGATAAGTCAAAAGGAAGAATAATTTTAAATAGAAAAGTTATTTTAGAAGAAGAAAAAACTAAAAAATTAGACAAGATATTTTCAGAAATAAATGTTGGAGATGTTTTAGAAGGAAAAGTTAGAAGAATTACTAACTTTGGTGTATTTGTAAATATTGGAGAAATAGACGGTTTAGTTCATATTTCAGAAATTTCACATACTAGATTTGAAAATATAACTGACGTGCTAAATATCGGCGACACTGTAAAAGTTATTGTTATAGATTTAGATAGAGAAAATGTTAAAGTAGCTTTATCAATAAAAGCATTATTACCTACACAATGGGAAATTGCTCGTGCAAATATTTCAGTTGGAGATGCTTTAGAAGGAAAAGTTAGAAACATTACTGATTTTGGTGTTTTTGTAGAAGTTGCTTCAGGTGTAGAAGGCTTGGTACATATATCTCAAATTTCACATGAAAGAGTAGAAAAAGTTTCTAACGTTCTAAAACAAGATGATATTGTTAAAGTAAAAGTATTAGATGTTGACTTTGATAAAGAAAGATTATCTTTATCAATAAAAGCACTACAAGAAAAACCTGTTAAAGTAGAAGATAAAGAAGAAGAATTTGATACTACTTATCTAAAAACAGAAGATACAGAATATAGTTTAGCTGATAAATTTAATGTTTTGCAATAA
- the trmD gene encoding tRNA (guanosine(37)-N1)-methyltransferase TrmD — protein sequence MKIDILTLFPDMFDSLNHSILGRAKNKNILEINTLDFRNYANNKHKQVDDYPFGGGEGMVLKPEPIFNAVESLNKSKNSRIILLCPQGDRFDQKKAEELSKEEHLIFICGHYEGYDERIREFLVTDELSIGDFILTGGELAAMTMIDSISRLIPNVLGKEESHKNDSFSTGLLEYPQYTRPQNFKGMEVPEILLSGHHKNIEKYRMYESLKRTYLRRPDLLKNYRLDEDQIKMLEEIKKYKQ from the coding sequence ATGAAAATAGATATTTTAACTCTTTTTCCTGATATGTTTGACAGTCTTAACCATTCAATTTTAGGAAGAGCAAAAAATAAAAATATATTAGAAATTAATACTCTTGATTTTAGAAATTATGCAAATAATAAACACAAACAGGTAGATGATTATCCTTTTGGGGGAGGAGAAGGAATGGTTTTAAAACCAGAACCAATATTTAATGCTGTTGAAAGTTTAAATAAATCAAAAAACAGTAGAATAATATTACTTTGCCCTCAAGGAGATAGGTTTGACCAAAAAAAAGCAGAAGAATTATCAAAAGAAGAACATTTGATTTTTATTTGTGGACATTATGAAGGGTATGATGAAAGAATAAGAGAATTTTTAGTTACAGATGAATTATCTATTGGAGATTTTATTTTAACTGGAGGAGAATTAGCTGCAATGACTATGATAGACAGTATATCACGATTAATTCCAAATGTGTTAGGGAAAGAAGAATCACATAAAAATGATTCATTTTCTACTGGTTTATTAGAATATCCTCAGTACACAAGACCACAAAATTTTAAAGGGATGGAAGTTCCAGAAATATTATTATCTGGGCACCATAAAAATATTGAAAAATATAGAATGTATGAAAGTCTTAAAAGAACATATCTAAGAAGACCTGATTTATTAAAAAATTATAGATTAGATGAAGATCAGATAAAAATGCTTGAAGAAATAAAAAAATATAAGCAATAA
- the rimM gene encoding ribosome maturation factor RimM (Essential for efficient processing of 16S rRNA) yields the protein MRLKVGKIVNTHALKGELKIISSSDFIENRLKPGSKLVITKSNQTIKEVVVEVAREHKGAYLVKFEGINSIEEAEKFKNLQLKIDEEFLEDLEDGEYYFYEIIGCKVYRDDNNEIGEIIEILQTGANDVWVVSNNLGKEYLIPYIDDVVKEIDINNKKIFIEVMEGLLD from the coding sequence ATGAGATTAAAAGTAGGGAAAATAGTAAATACACATGCCTTGAAAGGAGAATTAAAAATAATATCTAGCAGTGACTTTATAGAGAATAGATTAAAGCCGGGTTCTAAGTTAGTAATAACAAAGAGTAATCAAACTATAAAAGAGGTAGTAGTAGAAGTAGCAAGAGAACACAAGGGAGCTTATCTAGTTAAATTTGAAGGAATTAATAGTATAGAAGAAGCAGAAAAATTTAAAAACTTACAACTAAAAATAGATGAGGAATTTTTAGAAGATTTAGAAGATGGCGAATATTATTTTTATGAAATAATAGGCTGTAAAGTTTATCGAGATGATAATAATGAAATAGGAGAAATCATTGAAATATTGCAAACAGGAGCAAATGATGTTTGGGTTGTTAGTAATAATTTAGGAAAAGAATATTTAATTCCTTATATTGATGATGTTGTTAAAGAAATTGATATAAATAATAAAAAAATTTTTATAGAAGTAATGGAAGGGCTATTAGATTAA
- a CDS encoding ABC transporter permease, with amino-acid sequence MKLQNYIDKKKTNYIKITSFFAITLITIISFFDFNNFVNSLLRLNSFFSKLYPMDLYFVSAIYEPILNTILIALLSTILGVATTLLLLPLQNNLLYENKTIPKITSAIFSIFRTIPSLIIASILVSVFSVGNFSGFLCLYIISILISSKILKEYSEEINKKHIDSLVSLGFGRFKIYKVGIFENLKPNILSVFFLVLESNIRGASILGLVGAGGIGQLLWKELNHLRYDRVSLIILILILIIVLIDLISYLFRSKKFNFVNKNNYYRRNIQINFIFLLILFISIYLSTNYLNIGLDRIKIGLVNLKNMLFGLLQPDFSYLIKALRALLDSFIVAFSSTALAATTTVLITYFYVARLSNIFSSLIFKIIINIFRTIPPIIVAIIFFRGFGPGYLSSFFALYFYTVGIMTKMFGEVLENIDNNIFLSIKSMGISKFSGYKNIILKGCFPEFLSIYLYRFEMNIKNSTILGMVGAGGIGQLLINNIEFRNWNKTSTILIVLCLSIIIVENLSNIIRERIKT; translated from the coding sequence ATGAAATTACAGAATTATATAGATAAGAAAAAAACAAATTATATTAAAATTACTTCTTTTTTTGCTATAACACTAATTACAATTATAAGTTTTTTTGATTTTAATAATTTTGTTAATAGTTTATTAAGACTTAATAGTTTTTTTTCTAAACTTTATCCTATGGATTTATATTTTGTATCAGCTATTTATGAGCCAATACTTAATACTATACTCATAGCTTTGCTATCTACAATATTGGGTGTTGCTACAACCTTATTACTACTTCCATTACAAAATAATTTGCTTTATGAAAACAAAACAATACCAAAAATAACTTCTGCAATTTTTTCTATTTTTAGAACTATTCCATCATTAATCATCGCCTCTATATTGGTTAGTGTTTTTAGTGTTGGGAATTTTAGTGGATTCTTATGCTTATACATAATAAGCATCTTAATATCTTCAAAAATTTTAAAAGAATATTCAGAAGAAATTAATAAAAAACATATAGATTCTTTAGTTAGTTTAGGATTTGGTCGCTTTAAAATTTATAAGGTCGGCATTTTTGAAAATTTAAAACCTAATATTTTAAGTGTATTTTTTTTAGTTTTAGAATCTAATATAAGAGGTGCAAGTATTTTAGGTCTTGTAGGTGCTGGAGGAATAGGTCAATTGCTATGGAAAGAATTGAATCATCTCAGATATGATAGGGTTTCTTTAATAATTTTAATTTTAATTTTAATAATAGTTTTAATAGACTTAATTAGCTATTTATTTAGAAGTAAAAAATTTAATTTTGTAAATAAAAATAATTATTATAGAAGAAATATTCAAATAAATTTTATTTTTCTTCTAATTTTATTTATAAGTATATATTTAAGTACAAATTACTTAAATATAGGTTTAGATAGAATAAAAATTGGACTAGTAAATTTAAAAAATATGTTATTTGGATTATTACAACCAGATTTTTCATATTTGATAAAAGCTTTACGAGCTTTGTTGGATAGTTTTATAGTCGCTTTTTCTTCAACAGCTTTGGCTGCAACTACAACAGTATTGATAACTTATTTTTATGTAGCAAGATTATCAAACATATTTTCTTCCTTGATTTTTAAAATTATAATAAATATATTCAGAACAATACCGCCAATAATTGTAGCAATAATATTTTTTAGGGGATTTGGGCCTGGTTATTTAAGTAGTTTTTTTGCACTTTATTTTTACACAGTAGGAATAATGACTAAAATGTTTGGAGAAGTCTTAGAAAATATTGATAACAATATTTTTCTGTCGATTAAAAGTATGGGAATATCAAAATTTTCAGGTTATAAAAATATTATATTAAAAGGCTGCTTCCCAGAATTTTTATCAATATATCTGTATAGGTTTGAAATGAATATAAAAAATTCAACTATTTTAGGTATGGTAGGTGCTGGAGGCATAGGTCAATTACTTATAAATAATATAGAATTTAGGAATTGGAATAAAACTTCAACAATATTAATTGTACTTTGCTTATCTATTATTATTGTTGAAAATTTATCAAATATAATAAGAGAAAGGATAAAAACATAG